Below is a genomic region from Fusarium oxysporum Fo47 chromosome XI, complete sequence.
TTATTGTTTTGCAGAATGAAagcttttcttttttcctcAGCATTCTTCGCAATCGTGGCATCTGCCCTGCCAGATCCAAAGGGTCATGAGTTCCGCGCCGCAGGACCCTACGACAGTAAGCCGTTCATATTAGACTGGAAAACTGACCAAAATGTTAACATTGTGTCTCACTACAGGTCGATCACCATGCCCAGGCCTCAACGCTCTCGCCAACCACGGTTACCTTCCACGCGATGGTGCAAACATCAATTACGACATGATCAATCATGCAGCCCAAGCCGCTTATCATTTCGAAGATGGCTTCTACATCGATGCCGTCAACATGGTGTTTCAGCTTGATATCTCCACCACAAGCCGACCCAACGAAACGTTCCATCTCCGAGACCTGGCTCAACATGACCAGATCGAGGTCGATGGCTCTCTCACTCGAAAcgacatcttcttcggcgATGATTTGCACTTCGATGCTACTGTCTTTGATCCCGTCGCACGCGATCTTGGGCTGGATAAGATTAGCCGTAAAGATAAATTTGTCACAATCGAAACAGCGGCCAAAGCAACGAAAAATCGACTGGACCTTGCCAAACGTGCCAATCCGGAGTTTAATGTCTCTGTACATCAACACGAGACGGAATATGGCACTACTGCACTCTATCTTCTGACATTGTGGGATGAGCACCAAAAGGCAGCACCAAAGCATTGGGTTAAAGCATTACTTGGTAAGACCGCTCTCTCAATTTTGAGGGTTAATTTTGTAGTGATATGGGCTAACTAGTTGCAGGCGAGGACAGGATTGCTTATAGAGAGGGATATAATAAAGGGAAATCGGTCAAGACGAATAAGCAAGTTGGTGCTATGACTCAAGCTGTTCGAGCGGTCGTTGGGTGGAAGCCTTAGTTGAAGATCTATTTACAGACTTAGGGGAAGATAGATAAAATTTTAATGCTATAATTATCTGTGAGATAAGTTCTCAAAATACACTTTACTACGGGACTGTTAGTTATACTTTGTATAAGAGTTAATCGCGCCAAATAATTCTACCACGCTAGAAGGAGACCCAATACccctcctcgtcgctgcaGAATGACAACCATGAAAGGACTACTAGCCGCCTTGCCTTGAAATGGACAACACGCATCGATGGACGACACAATATGCACCGCGATAAGAACTTATCGCTATTAATTCTCTTTCAAAAGTTCAGATTCAATGACGTAACGTGACGTCTTCAGTACGTGCTCATGACGCCCGTATCTCTGACGATATTACCACTCGACTCCCGTTCCCATGAACCAGATCAAACCTCATTGCAACACCATCATGATGCCTAAAACAGCCGTCGTCAGCGGCGGAGCCCGTGGTATCGGCCGCACCCTCGCACGTTATTTCCTTGAAAAACACTACCgtgtcttcatcctcgacaTAGACGAGCAAGAACTTACTCACACAACACGCACGCATCTCAAGTCCTACTACGACTCCAAAGCTGTTGACTCAGCCATCTGCGACTTATGCAACACAGATGAGATTTACGATAGAATCCAACAAGCAGCCAAATTTCTGGACGGCCATATTGACGTTGTCATCAACAATGGCGGTATTGCGTCACCGCATTGGAAAGATGGCAAGACTATGGTTGATCGAGAGACGTTGAAGGAGTGGCAAGCGTACATTGAGACGAACCTCACGGCGCCATTTGTGGTCTCTCAGGCTTGTATCCCGTTCAtgaagaatgagaaggataCGGGGCCTGTTACGGATGATAGCCACAGCACTGCTGGGCCTTGCATCATCAACGTGGGATCGTTCCGCGCAAAGCAGAGCGATCCAAACCAAGAAGGCTATGCATCCGCAAAGGCTGGTCTGTTGGGTCTTACGCACAGCATGGCTGTTAGTCTGCAGCCCTTTGGGATCAGGGTGAATCTGGTTGCGCCGGGTCGTATCAAGGCAGGTCATGAGTCGAAGGAGGGTGATGAGAAGGGTGTTGAGTGGGCGCATTTGAACGAGGATAAGGACGTTGAGGATCACCTTACGAATAGGGCCGGAAGACCGTTAGATATTGCTCAGGCTGTTGAGTATCTGGTCAACGCTGGCTTTGTGACAGGTCAGGATCTCATTGTCGATGGAGGCGCAGTCATGATCAAGTAGTTCAAGTACAAGCCAAAAGTCATCACGTCACAGTCACGAGAGAAATAAAAGTGTTCGTAATCATTCATATTCATATTATACTCATACAGAGCATTAGCGTTAAAGTATTTCTTTGAGTGGAGTTGTGACTGTTTCATCAGTCAGGGTATAAGATAGGCTTCTTCCAAAGCTGCATTAGTCGGTTGAACCGTTCAGGAATCTTTCATCCTGCAAGTTCAAGTTCAAGTTTGTGAGTGGAGATGTTATGTCATAGATCAAAGGAACCGCTTTGATCATCCCGTAAAAACGCCTCATGTACTGTTTGTTCCTCGCTTAGTCGACACCGCTGTCAGAGTCGTCAACAACAGCCGGCTTCGGCTTGGTCTCTGTAGCTGTAGCTGTAGCTAGTCTCAGGGGGCCCAGGGCAGGGCCGAGTCGTGCTCCCGGGGCGGGCCACTTGTTGGGGCCGAGAATTTGAGGCTTGTTTCTGTGATCGTGTTAGTATACGGTACTTGCATACGGTGTCAAGGGACCGGGCAGTGGGGACGTACGCTTGCTCCTCGGCGGcagcatccttcttcttttgctctTCCTTTTGTTGTTTGCGGAGAGCACGGCGAGCATCCTTTTCCTTGCGCTCAGCAGCgcgcttctccttctcctcaatacgcttcttggcctcggcgAGCTTTCGCTCCTTCTCCTGGACATCAGCGcgtctcttctcatcagccttgcgcttctcctCCAGacgcttcttctcttcgagCTTTCGCTCTTCCTCAATACGTCGCTCCTCTTCAAGacgcttctcctcctcgattctcttcttctcctcaagtCTCTCGcgctccttctccttctcgcgCTCCTCGGCGGCCTTTCGTCGACTCTCGgccttcagcttcttctctgcaaGGCGACGCTTCTCTTCgaccaacttcttcttctcctcgagcttacgcttctcctcagcgcgtttcttctcttcagcacGTCGCCTGTCCTCggctctcttcttctcatcaagcttcttctgttcCTCGAGTCGCTCTCTCTCACGctccttctccatctcctcaatcctcttcttctcttcagcctttCGCTTCTCCTCTAAGCGGATGCGTTCGCGctcattctccttctcgCGTTCACGCTCTCTCTGCcgttcctcttctctctcgcGCTCCTTCTCATGCatcctcaacttctccttctcaggATCTGAGCCTGGGCTTGGACTCTTGATCTTCATTGAGGCTCGGGCTGATTCGTAGTCCTTGTACCGGTCCCTTCGGTTGTCGTTGTCAAGTTGGCTGAGATGTCGGCTATGGCGTCGCTCTCTTGCGCGTTCAGGATCGACACTTCTGGTGTATGACCTCTCCTTCTCGCCGCGGTCAGAGTCACTGTTCTTGGGGGTAGCTGCCTTGCGCTCGTTGTGCAGTCGTCGACGCTCTGCTCTCCGAGCCTCCCGGTCCTCATCGCGACGTTTGTCTTCTTCAGGAGCGCGAGGAGTGTGGCTATGTGAGGCTCGTGAGTGCTCACGACTACTCTTGTGTCGCCTCTCACCGTCCACGCGACTAGATCTCCTCTCGCGTTCGGCATACTCAGGATCGCGATGCCTGATGGAGGCAGAGGTAGAGTGTCTCTTGTCAAGAGTAGGTCGTTCTCTCATAGACCTGCGCTTCTCCCTCTCCCGTTCcttgtcctcttcatcacttcGTCCAAGGAACCTCCGTGAGAGGCGACGAGACTCCTTCTCATcgcttctctcttctctctcctCACCTTCGCGTCGCTTGTGTCGTCTGTGTCGCGTGCTTGGACTACCTGCTCGGCTTCTGTCACGAGTATGGCGGTCTTTCTCAGTGCGACCACGCTCTTCATGTTCCCTGTGTCGACGACGACGTTCTGATCTTCTGGCCTCCCGCTCCTCGGGTGTCTCGGTTTCAGACCGATGACGCCTGACCCTTCGGTCGGGACGTAGAGTCGGTTCATCCGCCGCCTCCGGGCTGACCTTATCTCTGTTGAGCCATTGTCGCCACGACGACTGACGCTTCTCCTGGACAGGCCTCTCAACAACAGGCCTGCCCAAAGTCGGTCTACCCAGCGTGGGTCTGTTGACCACCAACCCGGGATCGTCTACCTTGTAGGCAGGAGGGGGCTCAATGAAATCGACAGTGTTCTGAGAAGTGTCACTGTCAGACTCGTCATCAGTGAAGACCTCCCAGTCAGACACGTCACGGACGACGGGAGCGGGAGCTTTGGCGGCAGAAATCCCTGGACCTTTGACACGACTCTGATGGGCCATAGCAGTCTGTGAGACGATGTGTTAGAGGATTAATGATACGATCATGAGTGGgggtttattattacctaGGCAACCCAACCCAAGAGACGTAAATAGTGCAGTGCAGAGTTGAAAGATTTCAAGGGGGCTGGCGGGCGTGATGCCTGCTAGATAGGATAGTTAAGGAAGATTTGGTCACTGACGCGACACGACAAGGCCCGGAAATTACTCTTCAGCCACGTGGGGCGTTTTGTTCAAGGGTCTATGTAAATAAAGCGTCACCACTAATTTCTCGCCGTTCCAACGGCCTGTGCGCTATGTTTTGTCTgtttttgtttgtttttgTTTACCAAGAGACATGAAATATCTCAAGATCAGATTCTTTCAGTTTTTCCAACTCAGCCTGGACGATGCTGAGTTAAAAATAATGTTGTTTTGAGAAGAGCGGTGAGCATTGACAAGTCATGGGTTGTGGCTAGATGGGTCATGAGGTTTGACTGGAGGGTTATCGAGGGGGGTTGTGGCTGGTGATATCTGAGGAAGAGGGTGTGTGGCTGGGGAAATTGCGCAATTTAAACTGTCTAACTTGAACAATTCTCGTGTTATTCTCGTGTCCTTGCCTGATATCtgagagagaaaagaggcGAAAACTAAGAAACTGAAACAGAGACTCTTATACAATTCGAGAAAAGACtcgccaaacttgctgagtgACTCATACTGGAGTCATGCGCTGGTGAAGTTTTGGATCATGTACGTGTCAAGCCACATCGCCATCTGCGATAGGCTGCTAGATCTGAGCTAAACTTGGAAGTGGAGATAGCGGTAACGGACGGGCTAGATCCCGTTTAGCTCCGAGCCGAGGTGAGTCTAAATAATCCCTCACCAATTGTTGACGACAGCTGTTTCAGATTATTGCTTTGTTGTTCATGCCTCTAAGCAAATAACACGATATTATGACTCTGAACGAGACACATCGACAAGAGGGTGACTCAGTTAGAGGGGAGGGAGTTGGAGGGTGCCAAAGTTGGAGGATAGGTAGCAGATTCGAAGCAACATGCATGAGACAAATTCTGCAGCATCAACTCACTGAAACAAGGCAAATGGTTCGATATATGCATGATTGAGACTCGTGACAACTTGCAGCGTCTCTGTTGATCAGTGGTCGCATGAACCGTCCGTCTTTATTGGTGAATGCGAGCTTTAACTTCCAGAAGTGAGCACCCGTTAATGCCGTGCATATGCAAGCTTGCACAGACTTATCCACAGCGGGTGTTTTTGGAGGATTCGTTGGGGAAGTGGCAGAGCATCCACATGAGGATCAATCGAGTTCCAGTGGCTTATTGTAATCATTCCAAAAATACGCACAAAGCCGTCTGTTCTGGGGTTCGAACACGCGAACTTGAAAAAGTAAAATTCTGCGCATTTTGCTCTCCATGATATTTTGGTTGATATTGCGACTGAGCAAGAATTAGTTCAACCTCCGAAGCAAACGAGGAATTCGTCATCAACCATCTAAATCACAGTCTTTTGAGTAAGTCGCTCGGAAACATGAGTTttgaaaaagaacacaaaCATCGCTTGACTCGATCGACAACTTTTCACCCTCAAATCGACATTTGTGTGAACAATTGCGAAACCTGCTTCTCTACAGGGTAGCTTCACCCAAGGAACAAACGCGTCACGTCGCGTGAGTGCTTGGCTTCTAAAAGGAATGACCTGTGAAACCGAGCATACCTTTCAAATTCACATCGGTTGTGGcattttaaaattaaaaagtTGTAAAGTGAAGTTGGGTTCTATGCCCATTCAATTGCTGTATATTCTTCATTGCTCGAGGTCGAGGTGAGTAAACAAATGATAATAATTACAAGAAAAGTTCAATCGCGCTGTGTCGCGTCGCGATTTGACTACAGCCAACGCTCTTTACTGGACATAGCGACGAACACGGCTGTTGGAGCCAATGCACTGGGAGTAATAGTCGTTCATCTTCTTgcaagaagatccagaaggGCACGTGGTAGCACCAGTCCAGTTCTTGCCTCCGCATTGACCGTACATCTGAGCGGTGGAGGAACCcgtggaagaggaggagtcGGCGGcagcctcaatctcatcGTCGCAGTCGCCAGTAGCGACGGGCTTCTCCTCAGTCTTGGAAGGAGTAGCGTCCGTTTCCTCCTCGCAGTCGTCGGAAGCGACAGGCTTGACCTCAGCATTCGCTACGGGCTCAGCCTCAGTCTCCTCGGGGTAATCGGGAAGGGCCTCTTGCTCGTTGACAGCCTCAGGGGTGGTCTCAGGAGCAGTCTCGGGGGTGCTCTCGGGAGTAGTCTCAGGCGTAGCGGGAGTGGTCTCGGTAGCATCATTGCCAGACTCGGGGCTTTGAGATGGGGCGGAATCAGAGCCAGATCCGGAGTTGGAGCCGGAACCAACGTTGGCGGGCCCAACGCTACCAAGGACAAGAGCAGTGACTTCACTGGCAGAGACGGGGGTGATAATattgtccttgttctttgCAACAGCGTCAAGACCGCTCTCACCCTTCAAAGAGGGAATGTCACCGCTGCTGGTAGCAGAGTTGGGCACGCAAGCACGGCCAAGGGCAGATTGACAAGCAGAAGCATCGCTCTCATCAGCAACGAAGAGAGTGTTGACGGAAGCAGCctccttggtgatgggaGTGTCGACACCATCAAAGACATTACCCTCAATGATAGCATTAGCTCCCTGGTAAGCATCAAAGGCATGGCCCTTCATGTTCTGGAAGTAGTTGTTGGTAGCGTGGAAGTAACCGTTGGTACCAGGCTCACCAAGCTTGGGGGCTCGGCCAGCGACGTCGTGGAAGTGGTTGCGGTCAAGAGTGACCTGGTCACCCTCACCGTAGAACATCATGGTCCAGTAGTGGTTGCCGTTGCAAGAAGCGGAAGTGTCGGTGACACCGTCGAATTCggagttggagatggtgagGCGGGAGCCGTCGTAGTGGGAGACGATGAACATGCGACCGACCTTGGAGAACTTGCAGTGATCGATCCAGACACCATCGTTGAGACCCTTGAGCTCGAGAGCGTCACCACCCCATACAACACCggggttgatgttggtgaacTCAATGCCCTGGACAATGACGTTCTTGGATCCCTTCTTGATTGAGAGacccttgcccttgagaaCAGCCTTTCCGTTACCGATGATACTCTTGTTGCTACCAACGGGAAGGGGCTCAGGACCAGCAGCGTCGTAAGTGATGGAGCTAACAGCGACATTGTCATCACCGCCGCAAGAAAGATCACCGAGGTAAAGCTGACCACCATTGCTGGCACTGCAGCTCTTGCGATCACAACCAGCACCAGTCTTGACATCTCCAGTAAAGTCAAACTCCTTGTCGAGATAGATAACACGAGGAGTGTCATCAGCGAGAAGCGTAGCAAGCTCctcagcagaagaaggcgtAACGGCCTCTCCCTCACCACCAGTAACACCAGCAGCAAAACCATAAGCCTTGCCCGAAACACTCTGAGCAGAAGCCGTAGCGgcagcagccaagatggCAGCGATACTTTGCAGACGCATATTGAATAGAGAAATGAATGACAAGCCGTGAAAAGGAATAAACGAATGACTTAGGCCGGCCTAAGATGTAACGAATGAATGAGAGCCAAATGAAGGAAAGTAAATAGCAGTACCAAAGAAGTGAGAGAAAGTGATAATAGTTGGCGATGTTGGGACCCTTTTAGATGTCTTGTTGTCGAAAACGGGCTAGGCCGAGATGGTATGTTGAGCCGATTGTCTGACGCGAAGTGTCTCATGCCCCTGTTGTAGTGACCCAAACGGCTGGCGccaagatgatcttgaaaCGGTGACGGAAAAATTATGCTTATTACCCATGCTTATTTGAGAAGAAGTTTAGTTTCGAGGTCTGTGTTTTATTCGTGGAAAAGGCTATATGAACACTGATGAAACAATTGACAGTTTCCTTCATTTCACCACGAGAACTTCGTCACCAAATTGAACAAAATGTTTTGAGAGACTGTTTGACTGTTTGACTGAGCACTGCTCTATCGATAAGTTCGGATCCGGAGCGAGAATACGCGCTTCTTGGCCGTTTTTGAGTCCCATTGGCTCACTTACGTTGTTCAACTCCGGGAAACCCTAGCACGATTGTGGACCTGTTTGTGCCAAGGATTGTGTTTGTATCAGGTGAATGGCACAGCAATCTCTGGCCTGAATTGCGGATCACGTTTCTGCAACTCGAGATGAATTTTCCGTTTACTGGGGAGTTAGGCGAGCCAATGTCGTCTCCCTTTGTTTCAACAACGAACAATTCCAAGGGTATAAAGGGTAATTATGCTTGTCAGAATAAATAACTTGAAAAACATATGTTCGATGTGACGTGCTGATGTGATCGACAATCTTATCAATCACCTGGAGAAGCTTTTCATCCTAAGCCATTGAGCTACGATAATTGCAAGAATATGACGAGCCAGATGATGTATCTTTGCTCTAATGACAACGATTATTCGTACTGACTTGATCATCCATTGTTATACATGCTTGATCGTGCTGGGAACATTACGTTTCAGCGATGACTAATAGTGTCTGTCACGAAAGTCATGTGAACCGCAATAAAAGATAGGCTCAATAGGCAGCCTTCTAATTGTTCCATCTGGGACTGTACCTGAGCAGGCGAGTTGAGCAAGGATTAGATTTCATTACGCTGAGCTTAGCTCCTTGCTTTCTCCTTGTCTTTTAGTATTGAGAGTTCTTGTGGACTAAACCACTGATACGTGAGCGTGAAGACGAGCTAATTGCACCGAAGTAAGCTTGAGAATGAGGTTAAGAGAGATCAAGCTAAGATAAGCTCCGCCAGATTTCCCGACAGCATTTCCATGTGTTAAGAAGAACCAAACTAAAGTTCATTGTAGAGCGTGAACACATGCCGCAAGAGAATCTaagcttatccttatccaATAAAGATTACCGGGATGACTGTGCAGTAGCCGGTTCAACCAATCGTGGAACTCCAAGAGTTGATAGGGAATTTTGATCAACATCCGTAGGGCTCACGCGACTCAATCTCGGCCCTGACAATCGAGACTTGAACCTTATCACATTGCAAGATATAATGCGTCACTCCCGATAGGCTGCCTCAAGAAAAGAGGTAGCCTCCTATTTCCGCCCTATAAGACTTTGGTGTATTTAGGTAAGGTGTTATACCCTGCAAGAGCGAGTGGCTGATTGTCGCCTGGAAGACTGTTACCCGGCGTCTGTGTGAGCTCTGCTTTTCAAACAGCAGACAGGAAGCCAGCAGCTCAATAGCAACAGCATATAAAGACCGACCCCGTAGTTATATCCGTTCAAAGAAAAATTCGCGTGGTGTACACTTGAGTGATATCTACTTCCAGGAAATGGCTGCTACACCAACAATTGAGCCCCACGGGCTCGGTTTGGCCCAGCTCATCGCCTCTATCATATTCGGCATCCTGACTACCGTTGTTGTTTTTCTGCGGACGTTCATTCGCGTGAAAAATGGCGTTTTTGGAGTAGATGATATCCTGATGGTTATTGGATATGTTGGTTTCATCACTGGAATGTCTAGAGTAACCATGCAGCTAACATTCAGACACAAGATCTTGTTTGCAATACTTGCCGGCGTAAGCTCTAAAGCTACATACTATGGAGCAGGCCAACGAGATGCGGTCCTTCCGGAGGGTATTTGCCCTCATGGAAAGTTTGTATGCCATCCATACCTCCTCTATTTCCTTGTGCCTGGCTAACGACCGGGCGTTCAGTTTGTCTGGCTCTTCCAAATATTCTACTGCGCATCCCTCGTTTCTATCAAAGCCTCCATTTGCGACGCCCTACTTAGAATTGCAGTTATACCGTGGCACCGAGTGGTTGCATGGATGACACTTGCCATGGCTGTTATTTGCGCCATGATTGTGTTCATAAGCCTTTTCGTGCTCTGCAAGCCATTGTCAGCAACATGGACTGGTGACGGAAAATGCTCACCTCCTTCGGCTTTGGCCATTCTGGCTTGTTTTGTCTCGGTTTCCTCTATATTAACCGACATTATCTGTGCAGCACTACCTGCTTTGATGCTATACAAGGCGCAGATGGAACTAGCGACAAAGGTATCTATCAGTATGGTGCTTGGGCTTGGTGCTCTGTAGGCCAAACTTGGGATCAATATCCGTTTCACTAACTGGTGCAGTGCATCGGTTGCTACAATTATTCGAATGCCATTTGTATTGTTTTACTTCCACCCTAATCCGGGCTATCTTTGTCAGTCATTTCTTCTTGATTCTAAAAGGTTTGAACAAATTATCTCTCTAACATGAGTCAACATCGGCATTGCCATGTTTCTCTATGGAGCACCGTCGAAGCAGGCATTGGGATTATAGCCGGTTCTCTCCCTGCCTTGAGAAAGTTTGTCAAACGCTGGATTACCTTTGACAGCACAGCTCGCCAATACTCGCCACCCAAGTCATACAGGGGATCGCATGGGTTGGGAATCACTAGTCATATCGGAACCGCAAGCCGCGTTAAAGGGTTCAACATATCACGAGGCGTGGAGAATGACGGCAAGGACCACTGGGAAggtcttgatgatggctcATCTAGGAGAGGGATTATCGTTACCGTGGACGTGGAGATGCATACATTGGAGAACAATGCGGAGTCGATAGGGTCTCGTGTTTCAGATGAGACATATGCAAGATCAGCTTAGTAAAGTGACGGATCGGGTTTGGAAATGTCATGTATTGGCAATAGGCTATATTTCTTCATTCTAATAAGACTAATTACTTTACTTAACTTcataataaattattatatatgCTTGAACGTGCTGGGCAAATTGTACTCTATCGATGACTAAGGATCACGGGTGTCATGTGTGATGTTATGTTGTGACTCATCAATCCTCTTCTCGGCTTCAGGCCGTACCTAAGTTTCGATCTCTTACCAAAGCGCCTCTAATTATCGAGTTTGGGGCACCAAACGCTTCTAAGCCGAACATAGTGAACCATGGCCTCAACGGATAGCGCTGATGGTGTCCCATCTGAGGACATACCTGATCAGGCAAGTCGAAAAGAATTTAAGGCTTCGCAAGGCTGACCTTGACCTCAGCTCTGGCCTCACCTCTTTcgaacaagacaagacgGCTGCCCCATTGTAGTGATGACTTGCGGAATTGCTGGTAAGCCAGACGAACCACTCAACTACTTCAATAAAAAGGCACGGCTGCTGATCAATATGTACAGGCGCCGGAAAGTCAACTCTCGCCAAAGCTATCGTGACTCAACTTCCAAACTTTAAACGGCTTTCAAACGACCAAATCATCTACGAGTCTCATGGTCTTTACAATATTGACTACCCCGCAGAACAGTACGAAGTGTACCAACAGGAAGCAAGCCAGAAACTTATCGCAGAACTTGAACGTATCCTGCAAGACAAGACCAACGATGTAGTACTAGACTTATCGTTCTACGATAAAGAGTATCGCGATGAGTACAAAGATATTGTGGAACGTAACGGCGGTCGCTGGGTACTGGTATACCTCGATGCTGGCCGAGATCTTCTGTGGAACCGGATTCAACGACGAAGAGCCGAGAGGGACTCATTAGACGCGAAGGATCCTGAAAGAAATGGTGACTCAGCCTttgatatcgatgatgagACCTTTGCTATGTATTTGGATGGGTTTGAGCCACCAAGTGGCGAAGGGGAAATTGTCATCAAGGTAgaatgatgttgaaggtTCCAAGGAGAGTAGCAACTTCACTCTGCTATAACCTGTGGCAAAGCTTGTATTTCCTCCCTATTACTCATAACTTCACGTCACGCTTCATGTATCGTGCTTTTTGCGTCTTGTCCAAGTCTGAACTCACTGCCTAGAGAAAGCCTCGAGGTAGGTCTACCAAAAGGTTCACGTGCCCTGCCGCTGGCTTGCTCGAGCAGCAAACATGGCATGATCCTCGGGACAGAGTATATATCACTGTCAACTGGAGGATTGTAGATACGAAGGCTGACGCCCGGTCGTTCAATGTGACTCCCCCCCCCCAATACGCGACGAAATCCGCAAGTTGGTCATAGTCTTCCAAAGACCAGGCTCAATCGAGCCGCCCAAGTGCCACCTTCAATGATGAGATGTGGAAAAATCTGTTAAGTCAGCTTCAAACTCTCCAGCTTGTTATAGAAGCACCAATACCCGTACGGATAACAGTTATGGGGGATGGGACCATGGTTTTTGGACCCATCCCGAAGACGGCGCGCTTGATTAGCCCACGACATCTGGAAAATAGCGGGGGATGGGAATTGAGACTAACTCCGCAGCTGGAGGCCTTGAGTAGGATGTTCCCTGACACCCTGAAGATAGAGGTTAAAGCAGAGAACCTAGACCTTGTTATTAAAATGGTTGAACGGATATTGCCGAACCGCTGCAAATTTCCTAGACTTGGAGCAGATCATCGATACTTTGTATTTCAGAGAAAGCTTGTGCGTCACAGAGTATAGTAGGATGGGTAAAGAGAACAGGTTTCTTCAAGACCAGAGACATGTGGCTAATGATTATGAGTTTCTGTGG
It encodes:
- a CDS encoding pectin lyase fold/virulence factor, producing the protein MRLQSIAAILAAAATASAQSVSGKAYGFAAGVTGGEGEAVTPSSAEELATLLADDTPRVIYLDKEFDFTGDVKTGAGCDRKSCSASNGGQLYLGDLSCGGDDNVAVSSITYDAAGPEPLPVGSNKSIIGNGKAVLKGKGLSIKKGSKNVIVQGIEFTNINPGVVWGGDALELKGLNDGVWIDHCKFSKVGRMFIVSHYDGSRLTISNSEFDGVTDTSASCNGNHYWTMMFYGEGDQVTLDRNHFHDVAGRAPKLGEPGTNGYFHATNNYFQNMKGHAFDAYQGANAIIEGNVFDGVDTPITKEAASVNTLFVADESDASACQSALGRACVPNSATSSGDIPSLKGESGLDAVAKNKDNIITPVSASEVTALVLGSVGPANVGSGSNSGSGSDSAPSQSPESGNDATETTPATPETTPESTPETAPETTPEAVNEQEALPDYPEETEAEPVANAEVKPVASDDCEEETDATPSKTEEKPVATGDCDDEIEAAADSSSSTGSSTAQMYGQCGGKNWTGATTCPSGSSCKKMNDYYSQCIGSNSRVRRYVQ
- a CDS encoding ATP/GTP-binding protein, which gives rise to MTCGIAGAGKSTLAKAIVTQLPNFKRLSNDQIIYESHGLYNIDYPAEQYEVYQQEASQKLIAELERILQDKTNDVVLDLSFYDKEYRDEYKDIVERNGGRWVLVYLDAGRDLLWNRIQRRRAERDSLDAKDPERNGDSAFDIDDETFAMYLDGFEPPSGEGEIVIKVE